The following are from one region of the Polyangiaceae bacterium genome:
- a CDS encoding cation:proton antiporter — protein MRRLAVIIGLLAMMLGLDALKASTLPGKNPMTLAAIGFVLLAAFTVAEIGSLLRLPKVTGYIVSGVVLGPSVADILSTQVVTEMKMFNTLALGLIATGAGLELDLRQIGRLYKTLATTIVSKVLIGAAVVGGTFYLIQTTTGVLPLDGRSQVLAVTLVLAALSVGTSPAIALAVMNETRARGRLMDLVLGHAVLKDLVVVVLLAVAVAASRSLIGQAGGDENVILLVAEELGSSILAGLVLGALLIAYIRFVHAEMLLFVAAMILVVSEVGRALHLELLLVFITAGFVVRNFSKYEHELMGPVQMVALPVFVVFFTNAGAGIDLSATWRILPLAAALCAARAVVYVMASRIGGRVGGESEYVRKNAWLGYLPQAGVTLGLVGLAAQQLPSLASQITSTGMAVVALNLLVGPITLRRALKGAGEVAEEGAEEHSAPAAVATELALAEPPPEEAERLAELADRLGQPELAAIVAELYQKLWARSESIVREPLESWQQTLTQTQHELLADDDWTLRLEAWAIDARSEDMERRVELSRALFEALADEVRACPAVVTVPMTADDRRVYSGDSWRVRLRKRGATLARVFTFGKSGRLRRVPVGLVARHELEPRVARLALELLGVWCRTQAHVVEELRRLAEKKHDLETTRRTVSEELDAVHDRFEAQAKTLLLDGLSTMVDPLRLAGGPALPPRKLRLSAVEPQVAGALAELDARAEAWAHVLEADRGALLLQVELAHMEARLSASLEQTVLEPAAHALENIEAVVDTVRFKLETIRDTLPPERPLSDGERGGFVDRCALACDEDLTRQLERGAARLRAAASAHSVAVEARAVIERLPETLVLARADTPAFRAAEPDHVQTRRVPLRSEASELVIRRLLPGIDEQVRTITEIVAATAGRIREAIDIAQHALEAHGSEDGSEEREMTKDAFDRALSRLAEHLQALDDGIQKSSEGIRTQARTALDDLARLGESEESARAAAGGLLSRWIQRARRATAPGAEWLHAGLERLSRIVDRVSGSQISRDVRRRVTEEAFDAADIRDYAERWQRTGELPKDYQKLFLLEPVREHRLFSAYEAELRSILAAERDWLGGAASSALLVGSHGSGRTSMLNLCELELSAPRLLRPEPLEWRRDVGIVEALSIELGVRPRRSALIAALSETKTTILLDDLEQWFPADVKGLRELEGFLDLVVATRKVAFWLVAAEASTLSLFEECVSVRESFAKVVSLEPLGTEALASAIEQRHRLSGRKVVYPRTVASRVLARLQRADDRSLYFSVLARVSDGNLSRAFAIWLKSIGVDTTGNVAPEVHRTLSLTLPFLDRLPPPVAAMLLEMMRFGPMEEADLAKSLQLGPAEARRHLHFLTTSGLVEPIGTGRGEVRIVRAVRPLVLQGLRSMGVRS, from the coding sequence ATGAGGCGCCTGGCGGTCATCATCGGTCTCTTGGCCATGATGCTGGGACTGGACGCCTTGAAGGCGTCCACGTTGCCCGGCAAAAACCCGATGACGCTGGCCGCCATCGGCTTCGTGCTGCTGGCCGCCTTCACCGTGGCGGAGATCGGCAGCCTGCTGCGGCTGCCCAAGGTCACCGGCTACATCGTCAGCGGCGTGGTTCTCGGACCCTCCGTGGCCGACATCTTGTCGACGCAGGTGGTCACGGAGATGAAGATGTTCAACACCCTGGCCCTGGGCTTGATCGCCACGGGCGCGGGGCTCGAGCTGGATCTTCGTCAGATCGGCCGACTGTACAAGACGCTGGCCACCACCATCGTGAGCAAGGTGCTGATCGGCGCCGCGGTGGTCGGTGGCACGTTCTATCTGATCCAGACCACAACGGGCGTGCTTCCGCTCGACGGGCGTAGCCAGGTGCTGGCGGTGACGCTGGTGCTGGCGGCGCTGTCCGTGGGGACCTCGCCGGCCATCGCCTTGGCGGTGATGAACGAGACCCGCGCTCGCGGGCGCCTGATGGATCTGGTCTTGGGGCACGCGGTGCTCAAGGACCTGGTGGTGGTGGTGCTGCTGGCGGTGGCGGTGGCGGCCAGTCGCTCCCTCATTGGCCAAGCCGGCGGCGACGAGAACGTGATCCTGTTGGTCGCCGAGGAGCTCGGCAGCTCCATCTTGGCGGGATTGGTGCTCGGGGCGCTGCTCATCGCCTACATTCGCTTCGTCCACGCCGAGATGCTGCTGTTCGTGGCGGCCATGATCCTGGTCGTGTCCGAGGTCGGGCGCGCGCTGCACCTCGAGCTCTTGCTGGTGTTCATCACCGCGGGCTTCGTGGTGCGGAATTTCTCCAAGTACGAGCACGAGCTCATGGGTCCCGTGCAGATGGTCGCGCTCCCGGTGTTCGTGGTGTTCTTCACCAACGCCGGCGCGGGCATCGACCTCTCGGCCACCTGGCGCATCCTGCCCCTGGCGGCGGCGCTGTGTGCCGCGCGCGCCGTGGTGTACGTGATGGCATCGCGCATTGGTGGCCGTGTGGGGGGCGAGTCGGAGTACGTGCGCAAGAACGCGTGGCTCGGCTACCTACCGCAGGCCGGCGTCACGCTCGGGTTGGTCGGGCTGGCGGCGCAACAGCTGCCTTCCCTCGCGTCACAGATCACGAGCACCGGCATGGCCGTGGTGGCGCTGAACCTGTTGGTCGGCCCCATCACGCTGCGCCGTGCCCTCAAGGGCGCAGGCGAGGTGGCGGAAGAGGGCGCGGAGGAGCACAGCGCGCCGGCCGCTGTCGCCACCGAGCTGGCCCTCGCGGAGCCACCGCCGGAGGAGGCGGAACGCTTGGCGGAGCTGGCGGACCGTCTCGGGCAGCCGGAGCTGGCGGCGATCGTCGCCGAGCTGTACCAGAAGCTCTGGGCCCGGTCCGAGAGCATCGTGCGCGAGCCTCTCGAGAGCTGGCAGCAAACCCTGACGCAGACCCAGCACGAGCTACTGGCGGACGACGACTGGACCTTGCGTCTCGAAGCGTGGGCCATCGACGCACGCTCGGAGGACATGGAGCGGCGCGTGGAGCTCTCTCGGGCGCTGTTCGAGGCCTTGGCCGACGAAGTGCGCGCCTGCCCCGCGGTGGTGACGGTGCCGATGACGGCCGACGACCGGCGGGTGTACTCCGGTGATTCGTGGCGGGTGCGCTTGCGCAAGCGCGGCGCCACCCTCGCGCGCGTCTTCACCTTCGGCAAGAGCGGGCGGTTGCGCCGGGTGCCGGTGGGGCTCGTCGCGCGCCACGAGCTCGAACCGCGGGTCGCGCGGCTGGCCCTGGAGCTCCTCGGCGTCTGGTGCAGAACCCAGGCGCACGTCGTGGAAGAGCTCCGGAGGCTCGCGGAGAAGAAGCACGACCTCGAGACCACGCGTCGTACGGTGAGCGAAGAGCTCGACGCCGTGCACGATCGCTTCGAAGCGCAGGCCAAGACCCTGCTGCTCGACGGGCTCTCCACCATGGTGGACCCGCTTCGGCTGGCGGGCGGGCCGGCGCTGCCGCCGCGCAAGCTCCGGCTCTCGGCGGTGGAGCCGCAGGTGGCGGGCGCCCTGGCGGAGCTCGATGCGCGGGCCGAGGCTTGGGCGCACGTGCTGGAAGCGGATCGCGGCGCGCTCCTGCTCCAAGTGGAGCTGGCGCACATGGAGGCGCGGCTGTCGGCGTCGCTGGAGCAGACGGTGCTGGAGCCGGCGGCGCATGCGCTGGAGAACATCGAAGCCGTGGTGGATACCGTGCGCTTCAAGCTCGAGACCATCCGCGACACGCTGCCGCCCGAGCGCCCGCTCTCGGACGGGGAGCGCGGCGGCTTCGTCGATCGCTGCGCCCTGGCCTGCGACGAGGACCTGACACGCCAGCTCGAGCGCGGCGCGGCGCGGCTCCGCGCTGCGGCGAGCGCCCATTCCGTGGCTGTCGAGGCCCGTGCCGTGATCGAGCGATTGCCGGAGACTCTGGTGCTGGCTCGAGCGGATACGCCCGCGTTTCGCGCCGCCGAGCCGGATCACGTGCAGACGCGCCGCGTTCCCCTGCGCAGCGAAGCCTCGGAGCTGGTGATCCGCAGGCTGCTGCCGGGCATCGACGAGCAGGTACGCACCATCACCGAGATCGTCGCGGCTACCGCTGGGCGCATTCGCGAAGCCATAGACATCGCGCAGCATGCGCTGGAAGCGCACGGGAGCGAGGACGGCAGCGAAGAGCGCGAGATGACGAAGGACGCCTTCGACCGCGCCCTGAGCCGCCTGGCCGAGCACCTGCAAGCACTGGACGACGGCATCCAGAAGTCCAGCGAGGGCATTCGCACCCAAGCACGAACCGCCCTCGACGATCTGGCGCGACTGGGTGAGAGCGAGGAGAGCGCTCGCGCAGCGGCGGGTGGCCTGCTCTCGCGTTGGATCCAGCGCGCTCGACGAGCGACGGCGCCCGGAGCGGAGTGGCTGCACGCCGGGCTCGAGCGACTCTCCCGCATCGTGGACCGCGTGAGCGGTAGTCAGATCTCCCGGGACGTGCGTCGACGAGTGACGGAAGAGGCGTTCGATGCCGCCGACATTCGCGACTACGCCGAGCGCTGGCAGCGCACCGGCGAGCTGCCCAAGGACTATCAGAAGCTGTTCCTGCTGGAGCCGGTGCGAGAGCATCGCCTGTTCTCCGCTTACGAGGCCGAGCTCCGCTCGATTCTGGCTGCGGAACGCGACTGGCTCGGGGGTGCGGCTTCCTCGGCGCTCTTGGTGGGAAGCCACGGTTCGGGGCGCACCAGCATGCTCAACCTGTGCGAGCTGGAGCTGTCGGCGCCTCGCCTGCTGCGTCCCGAGCCCCTGGAGTGGCGGCGGGACGTGGGCATCGTGGAGGCGCTGTCCATCGAGCTCGGCGTTCGACCCCGCCGCAGCGCGCTGATTGCCGCGTTGTCCGAGACCAAGACCACGATCCTGCTCGACGACCTGGAACAGTGGTTTCCGGCCGACGTGAAGGGACTTCGGGAGCTGGAAGGGTTCTTGGATTTGGTCGTGGCGACGCGGAAGGTCGCGTTCTGGCTGGTGGCGGCGGAAGCGAGCACGCTGTCCTTGTTCGAGGAGTGCGTGAGCGTTCGCGAGTCCTTTGCCAAGGTGGTCTCTCTCGAGCCACTGGGCACCGAGGCCCTCGCCAGCGCCATCGAGCAGCGCCATCGTCTGAGCGGCCGAAAGGTGGTCTACCCCCGCACCGTAGCGAGCCGTGTGCTCGCTCGGCTTCAGCGCGCGGATGATCGCAGTTTGTATTTCAGCGTCCTGGCGCGGGTGAGCGATGGCAACTTGAGCCGAGCGTTCGCCATCTGGCTCAAGTCCATCGGCGTGGACACGACGGGCAACGTCGCC